The Eschrichtius robustus isolate mEscRob2 chromosome 16, mEscRob2.pri, whole genome shotgun sequence DNA segment GCTTTACCAaccaagtttatgtaatattataaatcctttgttgtcactTCAACAATctccacagcatcttcaccaggagtagtttCCGtcccaagaaaccactttctttactcatccataagaagcaactccttgtCTATTCAAGATTTATCAGGAGATTGCAGctattcagtcacatcttcaggctccacttctaattatatttctcttgctatttctgctgtgatttcctccactgaagtcatccatgagggttggaatcaacttcttccaaactcctgttaatgttgacatTTGGACcgcttcccatgaatcacaaaaaGACATTCTTaaaatggcatctagaatggtgaatcctctCCAGAAGATTTACAATCAATTTTTcctcagatccatcagaggaatcactatctatggtaGTTATAGCTTTATGAAATGTGTTTCTTAAGTAATAAGGcttgaaagtaaaaattactccttgatccaagTGCtccagaatggatgttgtgttagcaggcatgaaaacaactgAACCTCATTGTACATcttcatcagagctcttgggtgaccaggtgcattgtcaatgagcagtaatattttgaaaggaattttttttctaagcagTAGTTCTCAGCAGTAGgtttaaaatattctgtaacaaccatGTAACAACCATGTTAACAACCGTGTTGTTAACAGATGTGCTATCATCCAGGATTTGTTGTCCCATTTATAGAGCATAGGCAGAATAGATTTAGCATCATGGCCCTAGGACTTTCAGAATgttaaatgagcattggcttcaacttcaagtcaccagctgcattaaccCCTATCAAGAGTGTCAGCCAGTCTTTTGAAGGTTTGAAGGCAGGTATTGACTTCTTCTCTCTAGCTATGTAAGTCCtaaatggcatcttcttccactagcaggctgttttgtctacattgacaatctgttgtttagtgtagccagcttcattaattatcttagctagatcttctgggtaacttgctgcagcttctgcaTCAGCCCTTGCTGCTTTGCCTTGAACTTTTGTGTTATGGAGagagcttctttccttaaatcttATGAACCAAtctctgctagcttcagacttttcttctaaAGATTCCTCACTTCTCTTacccttcatagaattgaagagagttagggctttGCTCTTGATTAGGCTTTGGCATatgggaatgttgtggctggtttgatcttctatccagactacTGAAACTTTCTTCATATAAGCAGTAAGGGTCTTccactttcttatcatttttgTGTTCATTGGAGCAGcagttttaatttccttcaagagcttttcctttgtattcacaagttggctaactgtttggtataagaggcctagcttttgacCCATATAGGTCTTCAACATGTCTTCCTCACTAAGTTTAataatttctagcttttgatttaaagtgagagacatgtgactcttcctttcatttgaATACTTAGAGGCCATTGCAGCATtgttaattggcctaatttcaacattgttttgtttcagtaattagggaggcctgaggagagggggAGTGATAGGGGAATGGCTgattggtggagcagtcagaacacacacaacatttatcaattaagtttgcCATCTTATATGGGCACTGTTCGTGGTACccccaaacaattacaatagtaacatcaaagatcactggtcacagatcatcataacaaatataataataatgaatttgaaatattgtgagaattaccaaaatgtgacgcaGAGACATGAAGTGACCATTTGGAAGAATGGCACTgacagacttgcttgatgcagggtgccacaaaccttcaattggtaaaaaacacagtatctacaAATCTCAGTAAAGTAAAGGTAAATAAAACAGGTATGCCTGTATGGCAAAGGCTAAAAgttaaaggatagaaaaagctgGTATAGCTATattatcagaaatgaagaatgtcaTTAATTGAAAAGCATTGCTATAGTTTTAGAGGATGCATCATGATGATAAAAGTttgaaatcacaaggaaaatataaaaaataaaattttgtacatCTAATAACATAgcttcaaatatataaaacaaaaaatctaaagGACttcaaggaggaaaaataaagtcACAATTATAGCTCGATTGAAACATACTTTCTCCATAAATAATAGGAGaccaaaaatttgtttaaaaaacctTCACCATTAGTCTTCCATTTCTCCTTATTCCCTAAACACCCACTCTAAGTTATGTGAGCCCTtggatgtatataaaaatatatggttttctttgtgtgtgcagctattattatatttatattatttaataaagaATTATGTGGATTTCCACTTCCAGAATTATAGTAGGCTAGGTTATTCAGACCACTCTTCCTACAAGTCAACTAAAATTTGGGATAAAATAGCACTGATAGTTTAGTAGACTTGCAGTCCAAGATCTAGTTAAATGTCAGAAATATAAGAGCATTCTGCGGGTTTTGCCCAAATGTATAAACCAAATCTGGGTAACTTGAGGTTTTTTTCCCAATACCTAATGGGGACCACAGAACAAGAGTGAAAACCCAAAGGAAAGGACTCTCATGGGAGCTTTG contains these protein-coding regions:
- the LOC137750381 gene encoding tigger transposable element-derived protein 1-like, with protein sequence MASKYSNERKSHMSLTLNQKLEIIKLSEEDMLKTYMGQKLGLLYQTVSQLVNTKEKLLKEIKTAAPMNTKMIRKWKTLTAYMKKVSVVWIEDQTSHNIPICQSLIKSKALTLFNSMKGKRSEESLEEKSEASRDWFIRFKERSSLHNTKVQGKAARADAEAAASYPEDLAKIINEAGYTKQQIVNVDKTAC